The following coding sequences are from one Streptomyces sp. NBC_01294 window:
- a CDS encoding ABC transporter permease subunit, protein MADVLTARAAANPRRLAQRKKRRLAVVFVLPALLLLGALVVYPVVFSVGRSFFDAGGDRFVGAGNYAAIIHDPATLKAIRNSTIWVVVAPLLLTGLGLMLAVLTEKVRWATAFKLVLFLPMAVSFLAAGIIFRLAYEQNPDRGVLNAAVVGVHDAFADPAAYPTARAREGHGLTGRAGGPYSTGETVRPGRSVSLGFVGVAPDTLPAGTKAAAGAAAGAATAADAIAGAVYLDFAPGGAGTPGTVDPGEKGLPGMTVEAVRDGRVAATATTADDGSFRLTGLADGEYAVRLPAANFAAPYQGVNWLSPALVTPAIIAAYLWVWTGFAMVLIGAGLAAIPRDALEAARMDGATEGQIFRRITVPLLAPVLTVVFVTLVINVMKVFDLVYIIAPGPVQEEANVLATRMWLVSFGGGNDQGLGSALSVVLLLLVVPAMVFNIRRFRRSGA, encoded by the coding sequence ATGGCTGACGTCCTCACCGCCCGCGCCGCGGCGAACCCGCGGCGCCTGGCGCAGAGAAAGAAACGCCGCCTCGCCGTCGTCTTCGTCCTGCCGGCCCTGCTGCTGCTCGGCGCCCTGGTGGTCTACCCGGTCGTCTTCTCCGTGGGCCGCAGCTTCTTCGACGCCGGCGGCGACCGCTTCGTCGGAGCCGGCAACTATGCGGCGATCATCCACGACCCGGCCACCCTCAAGGCCATCCGCAACAGCACCATCTGGGTCGTCGTCGCGCCGCTCCTGCTGACCGGACTCGGGCTGATGCTCGCCGTGCTCACCGAGAAGGTGCGCTGGGCCACCGCCTTCAAGCTGGTGCTCTTCCTGCCGATGGCCGTGTCGTTCCTCGCCGCGGGCATCATCTTCCGGCTCGCCTACGAACAGAACCCGGACCGGGGCGTGCTCAACGCCGCCGTCGTCGGCGTCCACGACGCCTTCGCCGACCCGGCCGCCTACCCGACGGCCCGTGCCCGGGAGGGCCACGGTCTGACCGGCAGGGCGGGCGGCCCGTACAGCACCGGGGAGACCGTGCGTCCCGGCCGCTCGGTCAGCCTCGGATTCGTCGGGGTGGCCCCCGACACGCTGCCCGCCGGAACGAAGGCCGCGGCCGGTGCGGCAGCCGGTGCGGCGACCGCCGCAGACGCCATCGCGGGCGCCGTCTACCTCGACTTCGCCCCCGGCGGCGCCGGTACGCCCGGCACCGTCGACCCGGGCGAGAAGGGCCTGCCCGGCATGACGGTCGAGGCCGTACGGGACGGCCGGGTGGCCGCGACCGCCACCACGGCCGACGACGGGTCGTTCCGCCTCACCGGGCTGGCCGACGGCGAGTACGCCGTCAGGCTGCCCGCGGCCAACTTCGCGGCCCCCTACCAGGGCGTGAACTGGCTCAGCCCGGCGCTGGTGACGCCGGCCATCATCGCCGCCTACCTGTGGGTGTGGACCGGCTTCGCGATGGTCCTGATCGGAGCCGGCCTCGCGGCCATCCCGCGCGACGCGCTGGAGGCCGCGCGGATGGACGGCGCCACCGAGGGCCAGATCTTCCGCAGGATCACCGTGCCGCTGCTCGCACCGGTGCTCACCGTCGTCTTCGTGACCCTGGTGATCAACGTGATGAAGGTCTTCGACCTCGTCTACATCATCGCGCCCGGACCGGTCCAGGAAGAGGCGAACGTGCTGGCCACCCGCATGTGGCTGGTCTCCTTCGGCGGAGGCAACGACCAGGGGCTCGGCAGCGCGCTCAGCGTGGTGCTCCTCCTGCTGGTCGTCCCGGCGATGGTCTTCAACATCCGGCGTTTCCGAAGGAGCGGAGCATGA
- a CDS encoding ABC transporter substrate-binding protein, with protein sequence MTTTRRTTATTTAALALALGATACGGTTGPASGGELGGQTVTVAGVWTGSEQENFKKVLDAFTEKTGAKTVFVPSGDNVSTFVGSKIEGGNAPDVVMVPQVGVLQQFAKEGWLQPLSDQTAKTADTTLAPVWKNYGTVDGTYYGLYFKAAHKSTVWYTPEAFTQAGVSEPKSWSDMLKAGRTLADSGRPAFAIAGEDGWTLTDWFENIYLSQAGPEKYDQLARHQLKWTDESVVRALTTLGELFKDKQLVAGGAQTALATDFPSSVAQVFGPEPKAGMVYEGDFVGGIAKGQFGKKLGQDAKFFPFPSVDGGRAPVVSGGDAAVVLKDAKNSKAGAKLVEFLSGAEAAEIWAGAGGFLSPNNEVDFASYGDDTTRSTANSLIAAGNSIRFDMSDQAPAAFGGTKGAGEWKLLQDFLRDPSDPQGTAAKLEAEAAKAYGN encoded by the coding sequence ATGACGACGACCCGACGGACCACGGCCACCACCACCGCGGCCCTCGCCCTCGCCCTCGGCGCCACCGCCTGCGGCGGCACCACCGGACCCGCGAGCGGCGGCGAACTCGGCGGCCAGACCGTGACCGTGGCCGGCGTCTGGACCGGCAGCGAGCAGGAGAACTTCAAGAAGGTCCTGGACGCCTTCACCGAGAAGACCGGCGCCAAGACGGTCTTCGTCCCCTCCGGAGACAACGTCTCCACCTTCGTGGGAAGCAAGATCGAGGGCGGCAACGCTCCCGACGTGGTGATGGTCCCCCAGGTGGGCGTGCTCCAGCAGTTCGCGAAGGAGGGCTGGCTCCAGCCCCTCTCCGACCAGACCGCCAAGACGGCGGACACCACCCTCGCCCCGGTGTGGAAGAACTACGGCACCGTCGACGGCACGTACTACGGCCTCTACTTCAAGGCCGCCCACAAGTCCACCGTCTGGTACACCCCCGAGGCCTTCACCCAGGCCGGCGTCAGCGAGCCCAAGAGCTGGTCCGACATGCTGAAGGCGGGCCGCACCCTCGCCGACTCCGGCCGCCCGGCCTTCGCGATAGCCGGCGAGGACGGCTGGACCCTCACCGACTGGTTCGAGAACATCTACCTCTCCCAGGCCGGGCCGGAGAAGTACGACCAGCTCGCCCGGCACCAGCTCAAGTGGACCGACGAAAGCGTCGTCAGGGCGCTGACCACCCTCGGCGAACTGTTCAAGGACAAGCAGCTCGTCGCCGGCGGCGCCCAGACGGCCCTGGCCACCGACTTCCCCTCGTCGGTCGCCCAGGTCTTCGGCCCCGAGCCCAAGGCGGGCATGGTCTATGAGGGCGACTTCGTCGGCGGCATCGCCAAGGGCCAGTTCGGCAAGAAGCTCGGGCAGGACGCCAAGTTCTTCCCGTTCCCCTCGGTCGACGGCGGCCGGGCGCCGGTCGTCAGCGGCGGTGACGCGGCCGTAGTCCTCAAGGACGCGAAGAACAGCAAGGCCGGCGCGAAGCTGGTCGAGTTCCTGTCCGGCGCCGAGGCGGCCGAGATCTGGGCCGGCGCGGGCGGCTTCCTGTCCCCGAACAACGAGGTCGACTTCGCCTCGTACGGCGACGACACCACCCGCAGCACCGCCAACTCGCTCATCGCGGCGGGCAATTCGATCCGCTTCGACATGTCGGACCAGGCGCCGGCCGCGTTCGGCGGCACCAAGGGCGCGGGCGAGTGGAAGCTCCTCCAGGACTTCCTGCGCGACCCGTCGGACCCGCAGGGCACGGCCGCGAAGCTCGAGGCCGAAGCCGCCAAGGCGTACGGGAACTGA